DNA from Desulfuromonas sp. AOP6:
GAAAGTCTATACTGAGATCGTCCCTGACTGTTCTAAAGCCACACTGCAAGCGATTATCCGAGGCAAGGTAGCGCCTGAAAGCGTTATTTACTCAGATGGCTGGCGTGGATACAATGGCCTTGTCGATGTTGGTTACGGTAAGCATCTGCGTGTCGATCATGGCCGAAATGAATTTGCCAGGGGCAAGACCCATATCAACGGCATTGAAGGCTTCTGGGGATTCGCTAAATCCCGGCTCACCAGGTTCAGAGGTATGAGTAAAGCAACCTTCTACTTACACCTCAAGGAGTGCGAATTTCGTTTTAACTTTCGTGACCAGAACCTCTACCGGATCATCCTCAATATTGTCCGTATGCATCCGCTGTTCTAGTCATGACCCATATTTTATTATTTTTTTCTGTGCGGACCCCCTAAATAAACTAATCGCCCGAGTATAAGATGCCTCGTCAAGGACAGGGACAAAACCTTTTTCTATTGCCTTAGAGGGGGTCCACTCAGGGGGGCTAGGGTTGCTACTAATGGGGTCTACGGGGGCCACCGGTGGCGGCCCAGGGGTCTACTCAAGGGGTCTTTTTTTCTTCATTTTTATTTAAAATACCACCTCTCGGCGAATTTATTTTTTGAATATTTTCCCTGATACGTCTATCTCGCTCCAAATCCTTTGAGGAGAAAGTGTCAGGGTCGATAGGGCCCTCTCCGAATAGATTATCGAGGTGTTCATCCAGCCAATGCTTTTCAGCCACAGGCCTTTTCCTCCATATCAACTACCGCCAAAAACTCTTCAACAAGAGCGCGAAAGTTCTTCGCTCCTGTTGAATTCGGGGACTGCCTTATAATGGTGTTCTGGTGTTTTTCCGTCTCCAAAAAGGCCGGGTTTATTAGGGATGACGGTTTTAAAACGCTTTCTTCTCCAAACTGCTTTTTAAGGGCGCTTATGGCCGCCTGAGGAAAAAGTATTGGGATCAATGAGACATAGCTTTTTCCAGTGATAGGTCCGTGTATGTTAATGGTGTATAACACACCTGCCACTCTGGTCTGCTTCTTTTTCTTCATTTTGAGGGACAAAGAGTTGATTTTTCTACCCCTCAATTATTTAGGTGGCCTTGGCCGTGTGGGCTTTTTTCCTGGGGCGGCCCCGTTTAGCCGTTGGCTGTCTTTCGGGTGGATCATCCGTGCTGGGTTTAGCTACATTGGTTGATGGAGATTTTGCACGATCATCCAGCCAAGCCAATAGTTTGTCAGTCGGATAAATTACTGTTTTCCCTACCTTTAATCTTTCTGGACCCTTGCCTGCGCTGTCAAAATTTCTCATTCCACGGGGTGTGAGCCACGCGAAATAGGTACTGATTTGGCTCCGCTCGATGAAAGGTGGATAGTGATCTGAGAGGCTTGAAAAGGTGAAATCTGCCATGTGTCCTCCTTTGTTTTGTGGGGACATTCTGGCACGATTTCTGGGGCCAAAATTGCACGAAAAAGGGCCGAAAAACGACCTTTTCGCTACTTTCTCAAATTGTTTCATGACTTTTTGTGGTTTCTCCTGGCCTAGAGAGTAGCCGCAATTTGGCAAAGCAAGTTGGTTGAAAGTTTTAGGGGGGGCGCACCTCATTTTGGGAAAAAACAGGCAGCTATCGATAACTGGATCTCCAGGCACCAGGGTTATCGGGTAAGTCAGCGGGTTCGCTAGCGCTTCGAGGAGACCTTCTGGTAGCTCATGACCACCGGTTGCCTTCACAAAATGAGACATTAAGGTTTGCTTCGGGTTGGTTAGATGGGTTCTCAATGACAGCCTTATACCCTAGTATGAATGTGTAACTTGATCTGAGAGCGTATGGAAGAGGTCGACTAAGCCTCGTCTCTGCGAGGATTCCCTCTAGATAGGGGCGAACTAGCTGAGCTCAGAAAAAGACTGCCAAAGATCTCAAAAAGTGCTCAATGGAGCAATAGTCCTTAAGTGATATGGATTTTTTTAATGGCCTGCTGCACCCCATCCACTTCTCAAATTTCTAGTTAGGCCACTGCAGGTAGGGTGCTTCCGGTGATGTCTCCTACTAGTCAGCAATTATCAATTCAGTAAGTTAGAGTTCTATTTACCTTCTGTGGTGTTCCCTAGGAATTTACCGGTTGCTTTAATTGTTGTGAGTAAAATTTAATTCAAATATCAGGAAATCCCTGATAGACGTCAAAATTCAATTCGTATAGGGTCTGAGTGTTAAAACTTATGAATCTTGTTTTTTGTAGCACTTTCCGTCGCAGGTCTCTTGTCCCACCGCAGGGCGGGTTCAAAATATCTCATCTTCTATAGATAGATAATTGGGATATCAAGGGGAAGTGTAAATATAAATTCGTTGGGAAATCTAAACTTAGGAGGGCTTGCGGGGTACGATGTGACCATTTTTTATGCACATTCGACAGATTCTAAAGACAAATCTGAGTGGCAGCTTCTAAGCGAACACTTGCATAATGTTGCAAGGATTGCCGAAAAACTAGCATCTGTTTTTGATGCTGGTGAATGGGGGCGCATGGCAGGCCTACTGCACGATGCTGGGAAAGCGACAACAGCCTTTCAACGACGGTTGGAGGGAAATCCGGAGCGTGTCGATCACTCAACCTTTGGGGCGCGACTTGCACTAGAATCCGCCGGGAGGCTGGGGCTGCTTCTCTCCTACGTGATCGCAGGTCATCACGGCGGCTTGCCCGACGGTGGCCCCCAGGAAAGAGAACTCCATTACAAACTCAAAAACGGAAAAATTTCCGAAGAAATTACAACGCCACCAGGTCTCGACGACAAAAAGGAATTACTTACACCGTTTCGGCTGAATCCGAAAGATCATCCCGGTTTTAGCTTGGCCTTCTTCACCCGGATGATTTTCTCTTGCTTGGTTGATGCCGATTTTCTCGACACCGAGGCTTTTTGCACACCGGAGAAAAAAGCAGATCGGCCGGAAACCGATCCCCAGCAGATTCCCCACCTGAAGTCTCTCTTGGACTCGCATCTAGCCGAGTTGCTAGAACACGCCGCACCGACCCAGGTCAACCTGCAGCGCCGCGAGATTCTGACCCAGGTTCGCGCCAAGGCCGTGCTGCCGCCGCAGATCTTCTCCTTGACCGTGCCGACCGGTGGCGGCAAGACCCTCTCTTCTCTCTCTTTCGCGTTGGACCACGCCGCTGCCAATGCGCAGCGGAGGATCATTTATGCCATCCCGTTCACATCAATCATCGAGCAGAACGCTGCCGTCTTTCAGCAGATCCTCGGCCGCGAGGCGGTTCTGGAACATCACTGCAATTACAAGGAGACAGATGATCCTGAAGAGTCCGCCTACGACCGTCGGCGCGGGCTGGCGGTGGAGAATTGGGAAGCGCCCCTGGTGGTGACGACCAACCTCCAGTTTTTCGAATCGCTGTTCGGAAACAAGCCGTCGCGCTGTCGCAAGCTGCACAACATTGCGGGCAGCGTAATCGTTCTCGACGAGGCCCAAGCAATTCCAACCGAATATCTTGAACCCTGTCTGCTATCACTGCGTGAACTGGTCGAGCATTACGGCTGCTCGGTGGTGCTCTGCACCGCTACCCAGCCGGCGCTTGACGACCAGAACAGCGTACGCGCCGCCCTGCCTGAGATCCGTGAAATCATCGACGAACCGCAGCGGTATTACGAGGCCCTCTCCCGGACCAAAGTGGAATTTGTCGGGACTTTGGCGGATGACGAATTGGCCCGCCGAATCGCCGCCGAAAAGCAGGTGCTGTGCATCGTCTCCACCAAGACTCAGGCTCGCACCCAGTTCGAACAGCTAAAGGGTGAGGATGGCGTCTATCATCTCTCGACCAACATGTATCCTGAGCATCGAAGGCGAGTGCTTGACCATATTCGCATCCGTCTCAGAACCGAGCCGAAGCTCCCCTGTCGCGTCATTTCCACTTCCTTGGTTGAAGCCGGGGTCGATCTCGATTTTCCCGTGGTTTACCGCGCCATGGCCGGGCTCGATTCCATCGCCCAGGCTGCTGGGCGCTGCAATCGCGAGGGTCGGCTGAATGATATTGGGCAACTCGGGCGGGTGTACGTGTATGCGCCTGAAAAGCCGCCTCGCATGCCCTGGCTCAAGCGTTGCGCCACGCGTGCCGAAGAGACGCTGCGCAGTCACCCGGGGTGCGATCCGCTTGGACTGGCCCCGATGCGACGCTATTTCGAACTAGTCTACGATGTGGAGGAGCTGGATAAAAAAAAGATTGTCCGGCGCCTGAATCCGCATCTCACCCCGGAACTCTATTTTCCATTCCGCGAGGTTGCGCAGGACTTCCGATTTATCGAGGACGAAAGCATCGGTGTGATTATCCCGCAAGAGCCGGAAGCCGAGGCCCTTGTGTGTCGGTTATATTACGCCGAACATTCCGGGACAATTCTGCGCAAGCTGCAGCAATACAGCGTGGCTGTGAGGACAAAGGAATACCGTGAATTGGATGTATCTGGTGCGCTGGAGGTTATTGACGGCAAATTCCCAGTTCTTCGGAATTTTGCAGCCTATCGCGATGATGTTGGTTTGTGTGTCGACAGGGGGGAGGTTTGGGAATCGGAAGACCTGATCTGTTAATCGAGTTGATTCAGCAATCAAGGAGGAAGCCTATGGCGTATGGCATCAAACTACGGGTCTGGGGTGATTATGCCTGCTTCACCCGCCCAGAAATGAAGGTCGAACGCGTTTCGTACGACGTCATGACCCCTTCGGCAGCACGTGGGATTCTGGAGGCGATCCACTGGAAACCTGCGATTCGTTGGGTGATCGACAAGATCCACGTGCTCAAGCCGATCAAGTTCGACAACATTCGGCGCAATGAAGTCAGCTCCAAAATCCCCAAGCCGAATCCCGCCACCGCGATGCGGGACAAGAAGCCGCTCTATTTTCTGGTCGACGACGGCAGCAACCGCCAGCAGCGCGCCTCAACCCTGCTGCGCGACGTCGAGTACGTCATCGAGGCGCATTTCGAGCTGACCGACAAGGCCGGCGCCGAGGACAACGAGGGGAAGCACCTCGACATCTTCCGGCGGCGGGCGTCAAAGGGGCAGTTTTTCCACCAGCCCGCTCTGGGCTGCCGGGAGTTTCCTGCCAATTTCGAGTTGATCGATGACGAAATTCCCGCCTCTTGCTATGCCGGCCAGAACAAGGATCTCGGCTACATGCTTCTCGATATCGACTTCGGCAACGAGATGACACCGCTCTTTTTCCGGGCACAGATGGACAACGGCATTATCTCGCCCCCGTCGCCGCTGGCAGGGGAGGTGCGCGCATGATGCTGCATGCACTGAACGGTTATTATGAGCGGATGATGGGCGAACCCGACGCCGCGATGCCTGGCTACGGCACCAGCATTGAGAATATCTCCTTTGCCTTGGTGCTCGGCGAAGATGGTTCGCTCAAGGCGATCGAGGATTTGCGGGCCGAAAGAGGCAAGGCCAAACGACCGCGCAAAATGCCGGTGCCGGCAGCGGTGACCAGAACATCGGGGGTCAAGGCCAATTTCCTCTGGGATAAGGCAACTTACGTATTTGGTGCCGATGCCGAGGGGCCGACGAAGAAGAATCGCGAACGCTTCGATGCCTTCAATGAATTGCTGTTGGAGGTCGGTAAGGATATCGAGGACAGCGGTTTTCTGGCGGTCAGAAATTTTTTGCAGCAGTGGGATTGTGGAAAAAGCGAGGGAGTAGTAACCCGCTTGCAAGAGTCATGGGAGGAGGTTGCCAGTGCCAATCTGGTTTTTCGCCTTGACGGCGTGCCCGGATTTATCCATGACCGACCGTTGATTCAGCAACAATGGCTGGCCTACGGGCAGAAAGATTCTGACGCCCCTTCCGGGCAGTGCCTGATTACCGGCGAGGAAGATGTCCCCTTGGCACGCATCCACACGCCGATCAAAGGGGTGCGGGGCGGGCAGACCTCCGGCGGCTATATCGTCTCCTTCAACGCCACGGCTTTCGTCTCCTACCAGCAGGACAAGGCCTCGGTCGCCGAAACCTCGGCCTTCGCCTACACCACCGCGCTTAACGCATTGCTGACCGGCGACAGTCGCCAGAAGATCGTCATCGGCGACACCACCTATGTGTTCTGGGCGAAAAAAGCGACCGCAGCCGAAGGCTTTCTCGCCGACTTGTTCGATCCGCCGCAGCAAAATGCGGAAGAACCGGCGGAGCAGGACGACCAGAAAACCACTCAGGATATTCACGGCCTGCTTAAGGCTATCCGCGACGGGCGCAAGCCGACCGATTTCATGCCCGAGTTGAATGAGGACGTAAGTTTTTACATCCTCGGTCTGGCACCCAACGCCGCGCGGCTGTCGATCCGCTTCTGGCAGGAAAATAGCCTGGGCGAACTGCTGGAAAAGGTCGGTCGGCATTACCGGCAAATCAATATCGTGCGGCAGTTCGACAGCGAGCCGGAGTTTCCTCCCCTGTGGCGCTTGCTGGTGCAGACCGCAACCCTCGGCAAGTCGGAGAATATCTCGCCGGTGCTCGCCGGCGGCCTGACCCGGGCCATGCTGGCCGGGACGCCCTACCCGCAGAACCTGTTGTCCGTCGTACTTGACCGCATCCGTGCCGAGCACAATGTCACTTATTTCCGCGCCGCTTTGATCAAAGCCTACTTAATGCGCAATAAACGAATGGAGGTTCCCGTGTCTCTCGATCAGAGCAGAACCGATCGTCCCTATCTGCTGGGCCGGCTCTTCGCCGTGCTGGAAAAAGCCCAGGAAGAGGCGGTCCCCGGAGCAAACGCCACGATCAAGGATCACTATTTGGCAGCCGCTGCCGCCACGCCGGGGCAGGTGTTTCACCTGCTTCTGAAAAACTTGGCCAACCATATCGCAAAACTGAAGAAAGACCCTGAAAAAAAAGGGCGGGCGTTTCATTACGATGTCATGACCCAGGACATCGCCGCGAACTTCACGGATTTTCCCAAGACCATGAAGGCCGAAGAGCAGGGGCTGTTCATGATCGGCTACTACCATCAACGTAAAGATTTCTATACTAAGAAAACTCAGGAGGGATAAACGATGACCGCAATCGCCAACCGTTACGAATTCGCTCTGTTGTTCGATGTCCAGAACGGCAACCCCAACGGTGACCCCGACGCAGGCAACATGCCGCGCGTCGACCCCGAAACCGGCCACGGCCTTGTGACCGATGTTTGTCTGAAGCGCAAGATCCGCAACCATGTCGCCCTTGCCAAGGAGGGGGCCGAGGGTTTCAACATTTACGTGCAGGAAAAGGCGGTCCTCAACCAGGCCCACGAAATGGCCTACAAGGCCTGCGAGCTCAAGTCCGAAGCCAAGAAGTTGCCGAAAAAAATCGAGGACGCGCAGAAGGTTACCGGATGGATGTGCGCCAATTTTTACGACATCCGCAGCTTCGGCGCGGTTATGACCACCGAGGTCAACTGCGGGCAGGTGCGTGGGCCGGTGCAGATGGCTTTTGCCAGGAGCGTCGAGCCGATCTTGTCACAAGAGGTCAGCATCACCCGCATGGCGGTCACCAATGAAAAGGATTTGGAAAAAGAGCGCACCATGGGGCGCAAACACATCGTCCCCTACGGTTTGTACGTCGCACAGGGGTTTATTTCCGCGCCGCTGGCCGAGAAGACGGGCTTCACCGACGAAGACCTCGAACTGCTCTGGAACGCATTGGCCAATATGTTCGAGCATGACCGTTCCGCCGCTCGGGGAATGATGAGCAGCCAGAAACTGTTCGTCTTCAAGCATCAGGACAAGCTAGGCAACGCCCCCGCCCACAAGCTCTTCGACCTTATCGACATCAAGCGCAATGCCAACACCGAGGGGCCGCCGCGGTCGTTCAAGGATTACGATGTGACGGTCGAGCCAGCGCCAGCCGGGGTGGAAATTATTGAGAAGTTGTAATGATCCCCGAATCCGACTACATCATGCTCTCGGCCCTGCAGCATTACCAATTCTGTCCGCGCCAGTGTGCACTGATCCACATCGAGCAACAATGGACAGAGAACCGCTTTACTGCGGAAGGCAAGGTGCTACACGAAAGGGCTGACAGCAAAAAGAGCGAGTGGCAGGGAGACGTGCGTATTGTGCGCTCCCTGCCGATCTGCTCGCAGAGGTATGGATTAAGTGGCAAGGCCGATGTGGTGGAGTTTTATCCCGATGGCAGCGTCTTCCCGGTGGAATACAAACGCGGCCGACCGAAAGCCGACCGTTGCGATGAGGTTCAGCTCTGTGCGCAGGCACTGTGCCTTGAAGAGATGCTGAATGTCACTATTGCAAGAGGCGCCCTGTTTTATGGCCAGAAACGCCGGCGCAGGTCGGTCGATTTTGACGAAGATTTGCGTCATCTGACAATGGATATCATCCAGAAAACCCGACAGATGATTGACTCGGGGCGAACGCCAACGGCGCAGTATGACAAAAAATGTGACTCCTGTTCGCTATTGAGTGTCTGTTTGCCGAAAAGCTGTGCAAGGGCACGATCGGTGCGTCGTTACCTTTCCGGTATGGTGAGGGGGATTGATGAGGAAAATGCTAAACACCCTGTATGTGACGGCCCAGGGCGCCTACCTACATAAAGAAGGTGAAACTGTAGTCGTCAAGGTGGAGCGGGAAACCCGCCTACGCTTGCCGATTCATACCCTGAGCTCCATCGTCTGTTTTGGCCAGGTTAGCTGTAGTCCATATTTGCTTGGACACTGTGCAGAAAACGATGTCTCTGTCAGCTTCATGACCGAATACGGTAAGTTTCTTGCGAGAGTGCAGGGGGCTGTGTCGGGCAATGTGTTGCTGCGGCGCGAGCAGTATCGTCGGGCGGATTGCGATCAGTCTTCGGCTCGACTGGCACGAATGTTTGTTCTCGGTAAGGTGGCCAATGCCCGGCGTAACATCCATCGAGCCCTGCGTGACCATTCGGACAAAGTTGCAGCAGCTGGCATGGAACAGACATGTAAGACGTTGGCGCATTACACCAAACGATTGCTTCAGGAAGAGGGTTTGGACAGCGTCCGTGGCATCGAGGGCCGCACCGCACGGGATTATTTTGAACAGTTCGACCACCTGATTGTTGCTCAAAAGGAAGATTTTATCTTTGCCGGACGCAATCGACGTCCGCCCCTCGACCGGGTCAATTGCCTGCTCTCATTTACGTACAGCCTTCTTCATCACGATGCCCGTTCTGCGCTGGAAACTGTAGGGCTCGATCCAGCGGTTGGTTATTTGCACCGGGACAGGCCGGGGCGACTTGGGTTGGCTCTCGACTTGATGGAAGAGTTCCGTCCGATGCTTGCTGATAGGATGGTTCTGTCATTGATTAATTTGGGCCAAGTTAAAAAGAAAGGCTTCACAATTACCGAATCGGGTGCAGTCTTGATGGATGACGACACCCGCAAAGCTGTATTGGTTGCGTACCAGAAGCGTAAACAGGAAGAAATTGACCATCCTTTCTTGCAAGAAAAAATACCGATCGGGATGCTGGTGCACGCGCAGGCGCAACTTCTGGCCCGTTATCTGCGAGGCGACATAGATGACTATCCGCCCTTTGTGTGGAGATAAGTCATGATGGTGCTGGTCAGTTACGATGTTTCAACCATCGACCGCACAGGTGCCAGGAGGTTGCGGCGAGTTGCAAAG
Protein-coding regions in this window:
- the cas1c gene encoding type I-C CRISPR-associated endonuclease Cas1c, yielding MRKMLNTLYVTAQGAYLHKEGETVVVKVERETRLRLPIHTLSSIVCFGQVSCSPYLLGHCAENDVSVSFMTEYGKFLARVQGAVSGNVLLRREQYRRADCDQSSARLARMFVLGKVANARRNIHRALRDHSDKVAAAGMEQTCKTLAHYTKRLLQEEGLDSVRGIEGRTARDYFEQFDHLIVAQKEDFIFAGRNRRPPLDRVNCLLSFTYSLLHHDARSALETVGLDPAVGYLHRDRPGRLGLALDLMEEFRPMLADRMVLSLINLGQVKKKGFTITESGAVLMDDDTRKAVLVAYQKRKQEEIDHPFLQEKIPIGMLVHAQAQLLARYLRGDIDDYPPFVWR
- the cas8c gene encoding type I-C CRISPR-associated protein Cas8c/Csd1, whose amino-acid sequence is MMLHALNGYYERMMGEPDAAMPGYGTSIENISFALVLGEDGSLKAIEDLRAERGKAKRPRKMPVPAAVTRTSGVKANFLWDKATYVFGADAEGPTKKNRERFDAFNELLLEVGKDIEDSGFLAVRNFLQQWDCGKSEGVVTRLQESWEEVASANLVFRLDGVPGFIHDRPLIQQQWLAYGQKDSDAPSGQCLITGEEDVPLARIHTPIKGVRGGQTSGGYIVSFNATAFVSYQQDKASVAETSAFAYTTALNALLTGDSRQKIVIGDTTYVFWAKKATAAEGFLADLFDPPQQNAEEPAEQDDQKTTQDIHGLLKAIRDGRKPTDFMPELNEDVSFYILGLAPNAARLSIRFWQENSLGELLEKVGRHYRQINIVRQFDSEPEFPPLWRLLVQTATLGKSENISPVLAGGLTRAMLAGTPYPQNLLSVVLDRIRAEHNVTYFRAALIKAYLMRNKRMEVPVSLDQSRTDRPYLLGRLFAVLEKAQEEAVPGANATIKDHYLAAAAATPGQVFHLLLKNLANHIAKLKKDPEKKGRAFHYDVMTQDIAANFTDFPKTMKAEEQGLFMIGYYHQRKDFYTKKTQEG
- a CDS encoding CRISPR-associated endonuclease Cas3'', whose translation is MTIFYAHSTDSKDKSEWQLLSEHLHNVARIAEKLASVFDAGEWGRMAGLLHDAGKATTAFQRRLEGNPERVDHSTFGARLALESAGRLGLLLSYVIAGHHGGLPDGGPQERELHYKLKNGKISEEITTPPGLDDKKELLTPFRLNPKDHPGFSLAFFTRMIFSCLVDADFLDTEAFCTPEKKADRPETDPQQIPHLKSLLDSHLAELLEHAAPTQVNLQRREILTQVRAKAVLPPQIFSLTVPTGGGKTLSSLSFALDHAAANAQRRIIYAIPFTSIIEQNAAVFQQILGREAVLEHHCNYKETDDPEESAYDRRRGLAVENWEAPLVVTTNLQFFESLFGNKPSRCRKLHNIAGSVIVLDEAQAIPTEYLEPCLLSLRELVEHYGCSVVLCTATQPALDDQNSVRAALPEIREIIDEPQRYYEALSRTKVEFVGTLADDELARRIAAEKQVLCIVSTKTQARTQFEQLKGEDGVYHLSTNMYPEHRRRVLDHIRIRLRTEPKLPCRVISTSLVEAGVDLDFPVVYRAMAGLDSIAQAAGRCNREGRLNDIGQLGRVYVYAPEKPPRMPWLKRCATRAEETLRSHPGCDPLGLAPMRRYFELVYDVEELDKKKIVRRLNPHLTPELYFPFREVAQDFRFIEDESIGVIIPQEPEAEALVCRLYYAEHSGTILRKLQQYSVAVRTKEYRELDVSGALEVIDGKFPVLRNFAAYRDDVGLCVDRGEVWESEDLIC
- the cas7c gene encoding type I-C CRISPR-associated protein Cas7/Csd2, producing the protein MTAIANRYEFALLFDVQNGNPNGDPDAGNMPRVDPETGHGLVTDVCLKRKIRNHVALAKEGAEGFNIYVQEKAVLNQAHEMAYKACELKSEAKKLPKKIEDAQKVTGWMCANFYDIRSFGAVMTTEVNCGQVRGPVQMAFARSVEPILSQEVSITRMAVTNEKDLEKERTMGRKHIVPYGLYVAQGFISAPLAEKTGFTDEDLELLWNALANMFEHDRSAARGMMSSQKLFVFKHQDKLGNAPAHKLFDLIDIKRNANTEGPPRSFKDYDVTVEPAPAGVEIIEKL
- the cas5c gene encoding type I-C CRISPR-associated protein Cas5c, with the protein product MAYGIKLRVWGDYACFTRPEMKVERVSYDVMTPSAARGILEAIHWKPAIRWVIDKIHVLKPIKFDNIRRNEVSSKIPKPNPATAMRDKKPLYFLVDDGSNRQQRASTLLRDVEYVIEAHFELTDKAGAEDNEGKHLDIFRRRASKGQFFHQPALGCREFPANFELIDDEIPASCYAGQNKDLGYMLLDIDFGNEMTPLFFRAQMDNGIISPPSPLAGEVRA
- the cas4 gene encoding CRISPR-associated protein Cas4 — encoded protein: MPESDYIMLSALQHYQFCPRQCALIHIEQQWTENRFTAEGKVLHERADSKKSEWQGDVRIVRSLPICSQRYGLSGKADVVEFYPDGSVFPVEYKRGRPKADRCDEVQLCAQALCLEEMLNVTIARGALFYGQKRRRRSVDFDEDLRHLTMDIIQKTRQMIDSGRTPTAQYDKKCDSCSLLSVCLPKSCARARSVRRYLSGMVRGIDEENAKHPVCDGPGRLPT